A stretch of the Tardiphaga sp. 709 genome encodes the following:
- a CDS encoding acetyl-CoA acetyltransferase — protein sequence MTASIVGWAHMPFGKFDAETVESMVVRVATEAMADAGISASDVDEIVLGHFNAGFSPQDFTASLVLQADPALRFKPATRVENACATGSAAVHQGIKSIAAGAAKIVLVVGVEQMTRTPGPEIGKNLLRASYLPEDGETPAGFAGVFGGIAQKYFQKYGDQSDALAMIAAKNHANGVHNPYAQMRKDVGFEFCRSESDKNPFVAGPLKRTDCSLVSDGAAALVLTDSETAKTMGKAVNIKATGHAQDFLPMSKRDILQFEGCTVAWQKALKSAGVEIGDLSFVETHDCFTVAELIEYEAMGLTPRGQGARAIKEGWTQKDGKLPVNPSGGLKAKGHPIGATGVSMHVLSAMQLLGQAPEGMQIKNAKLAGIFNMGGAAVANYVSILEPAK from the coding sequence ATGACTGCCAGCATCGTTGGTTGGGCGCATATGCCGTTCGGAAAATTCGACGCCGAGACTGTCGAGAGCATGGTGGTCCGCGTTGCGACCGAAGCCATGGCCGATGCCGGCATCTCCGCATCTGACGTCGATGAAATCGTGCTCGGCCATTTCAACGCCGGCTTCTCGCCGCAGGATTTTACGGCATCATTGGTGCTGCAGGCCGATCCGGCGCTGCGCTTCAAGCCCGCCACGCGCGTCGAGAATGCCTGCGCCACCGGCTCCGCCGCCGTGCATCAGGGCATCAAGTCGATCGCCGCCGGCGCTGCCAAGATCGTCCTCGTGGTCGGTGTCGAACAGATGACCCGCACGCCGGGTCCCGAGATCGGCAAGAACCTGCTCCGAGCGTCCTATCTGCCGGAAGACGGCGAGACGCCTGCGGGCTTCGCCGGCGTGTTCGGCGGCATCGCACAAAAATACTTCCAGAAATATGGCGACCAGTCAGATGCGCTGGCGATGATCGCCGCCAAGAACCACGCCAACGGCGTCCACAATCCCTATGCGCAGATGCGCAAGGATGTCGGCTTCGAATTCTGCCGCTCCGAAAGCGACAAGAACCCGTTCGTCGCCGGTCCCTTGAAGCGCACCGACTGCTCGCTGGTGTCCGACGGCGCCGCGGCATTGGTGCTGACGGATTCCGAGACCGCCAAGACCATGGGCAAGGCGGTCAACATCAAGGCCACCGGCCATGCGCAGGATTTCCTGCCGATGTCGAAGCGCGACATCCTTCAATTCGAGGGCTGCACCGTGGCGTGGCAGAAGGCGTTGAAATCTGCCGGCGTCGAGATCGGCGATCTCTCTTTCGTCGAAACCCATGACTGCTTCACCGTCGCCGAACTGATCGAATATGAAGCGATGGGCCTGACGCCGCGCGGGCAGGGTGCGCGCGCCATCAAGGAAGGCTGGACCCAGAAGGATGGCAAGCTGCCGGTCAATCCGTCCGGTGGTCTCAAGGCCAAGGGCCATCCGATCGGCGCCACCGGTGTGTCGATGCATGTGCTGAGCGCGATGCAATTGCTGGGGCAGGCGCCCGAGGGCATGCAGATCAAAAATGCAAAACTCGCCGGCATCTTCAATATGGGCGGCGCCGCAGTGGCGAACTACGTCTCCATCCTCGAGCCGGCGAAGTAA
- a CDS encoding sugar ABC transporter permease: MTTIQTSMPGAGKVIPRSSAWDRLRINRNWLAMWFMLPAAAFLILFLAYPLFLGVWMSFTDDRIGRGGVFVGLENYEWLKDDSIFWLSVFNTLLYTIVASAIKFAVGLYLALLLNRHMPFKALIRAAVLIPFIVPTVLSAIAFWWIYDSQFSIISWSLIKMGLIDHNINFLGDSNWARGSVIFANIWRGVPFVAITLLAGLQTVSPSLYEAATLDGATSWQRFRFITYPLLTPIIAVVMTFSVLFTFTDFQLIWALTRGGPVNATHLMATLSYQRGILSGRLGEGAAIATAMIPFLLAAIAISWFGMQRRKWQQGTDND; the protein is encoded by the coding sequence ATGACCACGATCCAGACATCGATGCCGGGGGCAGGGAAAGTGATCCCCAGATCCTCGGCCTGGGACCGACTACGGATCAACCGCAACTGGCTCGCCATGTGGTTCATGTTGCCGGCAGCGGCGTTCCTGATTCTGTTTCTAGCTTACCCGCTGTTCCTCGGCGTCTGGATGAGCTTCACCGATGACCGCATCGGCCGCGGCGGCGTGTTCGTCGGGCTTGAGAATTACGAGTGGCTGAAGGACGACAGCATCTTCTGGCTCTCGGTGTTTAATACGCTGCTCTATACGATCGTCGCCTCGGCCATCAAATTCGCTGTCGGCCTCTATCTGGCGCTGCTGCTCAACCGCCACATGCCGTTCAAGGCGCTTATCCGCGCGGCGGTGCTGATCCCGTTCATCGTGCCGACGGTGCTTTCAGCCATCGCCTTCTGGTGGATCTACGACTCGCAGTTTTCGATCATCTCGTGGTCGCTGATCAAAATGGGCCTGATCGACCACAACATCAATTTCTTGGGCGACAGCAACTGGGCACGAGGGAGCGTGATCTTCGCCAATATCTGGCGCGGTGTGCCGTTCGTCGCGATTACGTTGCTGGCGGGCCTGCAGACCGTGTCGCCGTCGCTCTATGAAGCGGCGACGCTGGACGGCGCCACGTCGTGGCAGCGCTTCCGCTTCATCACCTATCCGCTGCTGACGCCGATCATCGCCGTGGTCATGACCTTCTCGGTGCTGTTTACGTTTACCGACTTCCAGCTGATCTGGGCGCTGACGCGCGGCGGTCCGGTGAATGCAACGCATCTGATGGCGACGCTGAGCTATCAGCGCGGCATTCTTTCGGGCCGGCTCGGCGAGGGCGCAGCTATCGCCACCGCCATGATCCCGTTCCTCCTGGCAGCCATCGCCATTTCCTGGTTCGGCATGCAACGCCGCAAGTGGCAGCAAGGCACTGACAATGACTGA
- a CDS encoding sugar kinase, which yields MRIASIGECMIELRQMPDGHLTRSFGGDTLNTAVYLARLGASVDYVTALGDDPLSDEMIAGWQDEGIGTERVLRLKGKLPGLYMIETNEAGERRFYHWRDASAVRSLLSLPETDALLASLADYDLIYLSAITLSLFDMAGRGRLIAALQRARAAGVRVAFDTNFRARGWPDLDQARAAFQGAFAVSDIVLASVEDLLPLYPGEAEEKLLSRVEADEVVLKLDSPASIIRHNGQSRRIEAEPVSGAVIDTTAAGDSFAAAYLHARLSGTQPVAAAKAGHYLAGTVVCHPGAIIPREAMPDMIAFDTPS from the coding sequence ATGCGGATCGCCAGCATCGGCGAATGCATGATCGAGCTGCGTCAGATGCCGGATGGGCACCTGACGCGGTCGTTCGGCGGCGACACGCTCAACACCGCCGTCTATCTGGCGCGGCTTGGTGCCAGCGTCGATTATGTGACGGCGCTCGGCGACGATCCGCTCAGCGACGAGATGATCGCCGGCTGGCAGGATGAGGGCATCGGCACTGAGCGGGTGCTGCGCCTCAAGGGCAAGCTACCCGGCCTCTATATGATCGAGACCAATGAGGCGGGCGAGCGCCGCTTCTATCACTGGCGCGATGCGTCAGCTGTCCGCAGCCTGCTAAGTCTGCCCGAGACCGACGCGCTGCTGGCGTCGCTCGCGGACTATGATCTGATCTATCTGTCCGCCATCACGCTGTCGCTGTTCGACATGGCTGGCCGCGGCCGCCTGATTGCGGCGCTCCAGCGTGCGCGCGCTGCAGGCGTCCGTGTCGCCTTCGATACCAATTTCCGCGCCCGCGGCTGGCCCGATCTCGATCAGGCGCGCGCTGCGTTTCAGGGGGCTTTTGCAGTCTCCGATATCGTGCTGGCGTCGGTCGAGGACCTGCTGCCGCTCTATCCTGGCGAGGCTGAGGAGAAGCTGCTGTCGCGCGTTGAAGCAGATGAAGTCGTGCTCAAGCTCGATTCGCCCGCGAGCATCATACGGCATAACGGCCAGTCGCGGCGTATCGAGGCCGAGCCGGTTAGTGGTGCGGTGATCGATACCACTGCCGCCGGCGACAGTTTTGCCGCTGCCTATCTGCACGCACGTCTGAGCGGTACTCAGCCCGTCGCCGCCGCTAAGGCTGGTCACTATCTTGCCGGCACGGTCGTCTGCCATCCCGGCGCGATCATCCCGCGCGAGGCGATGCCCGATATGATCGCGTTCGACACCCCCTCATGA
- a CDS encoding CaiB/BaiF CoA-transferase family protein, giving the protein MPALPLSGIKVIDMTRVLAGPIAGQMLGDFGAEVIKIERPGTGDDSRAFGPPYLNDPDGGRHDNSFYLCANRNKKSVTVNVAKPEGQEIIRELVKTADVLLENYKVGDLKRYGLDYDAIKAINPRIIYCSVTGFGQTGPYATRAGYDAILQAMGGLMSVTGHLDGEPGEGPMKVGPSIVDYMTGLNASIGVMSALYHRDAGGGEGQHVDACLFDTVIASLSHWLQPYLMSGKVPPRRGTWGNGGMPAGVFRCTDGEVMIVNGNDGQFQRTCEVLGEPDLAKDPRFLKNNDRVQHGKEIMAIFAGLFLKQPVAHWLERLEAVGVPSGPINDFDQVFADPHVQSRGMRVHTEHPFEPALSLVRNPLMFSGTPVTEYRAPPLLGSNTDEILATIGYDSERIGALRKKGIV; this is encoded by the coding sequence ATGCCGGCTCTGCCGCTTTCGGGCATCAAGGTTATCGACATGACGCGGGTGCTTGCCGGCCCGATCGCCGGTCAGATGCTCGGCGATTTCGGCGCTGAGGTCATCAAGATCGAACGCCCTGGAACCGGCGACGATTCCCGCGCGTTCGGCCCTCCTTATCTGAACGACCCGGACGGTGGCAGGCACGACAATTCGTTCTATCTCTGCGCCAATCGGAACAAGAAGTCGGTCACGGTCAATGTGGCCAAGCCTGAAGGCCAGGAGATCATTCGCGAACTCGTCAAGACGGCCGACGTGTTGTTGGAAAACTACAAAGTAGGCGACCTTAAGCGGTATGGCCTCGACTACGACGCGATCAAGGCCATCAACCCGCGCATCATCTACTGCTCCGTGACGGGCTTCGGACAAACAGGTCCCTATGCCACGCGTGCCGGCTACGATGCGATCCTGCAGGCGATGGGCGGTCTCATGAGCGTCACCGGCCATCTCGACGGCGAGCCTGGCGAAGGCCCCATGAAGGTCGGTCCCTCGATCGTGGACTATATGACCGGCCTGAACGCCTCCATCGGCGTGATGTCGGCGCTCTATCACCGCGACGCTGGCGGTGGCGAGGGACAGCATGTCGATGCTTGTCTCTTCGATACGGTGATCGCCTCTTTGTCGCATTGGCTCCAACCCTATCTCATGAGTGGTAAGGTCCCGCCGCGCCGCGGCACCTGGGGCAATGGCGGGATGCCTGCCGGCGTCTTCCGTTGCACCGACGGCGAGGTGATGATCGTCAATGGCAATGACGGCCAGTTTCAGCGGACCTGCGAAGTGCTCGGAGAGCCTGACCTGGCCAAGGATCCACGCTTCCTGAAGAACAACGATCGCGTCCAGCACGGCAAGGAGATCATGGCCATCTTTGCCGGTCTCTTCCTGAAGCAGCCCGTTGCCCACTGGCTCGAACGCCTGGAGGCCGTCGGTGTACCATCCGGCCCGATCAACGATTTCGATCAGGTTTTTGCGGACCCTCATGTCCAATCCCGCGGCATGCGTGTGCACACGGAGCATCCTTTCGAGCCGGCGCTTTCGCTTGTGCGAAATCCGCTGATGTTCTCGGGTACGCCGGTCACCGAATATCGCGCGCCGCCGCTTCTCGGCTCGAATACGGACGAAATCCTGGCTACCATCGGTTACGACAGCGAACGGATCGGCGCGCTCAGGAAAAAGGGCATCGTCTAG
- a CDS encoding class I adenylate-forming enzyme family protein, with translation MNVAQWLASSARLHPQAPALLTGTTVQADYATFARRTAAIGAGLVRDYGIQPGDRVALFASNCTEYLECMYAVWWIGAVVIPINAKLHGREAAWICDNACARLAFVDDDSRAALVQVEEDLPTGMQMLSIDSETYRELQHGEPVGIVPLSREDNNLAWLFYTSGTTGRPKGVMLSHGNLVAMSMCYLADVDQVHQTDAILYAAPISHGAGLYNLIHVRMAARHVVPESQGFEPEEVLDLGKQLGDVAMFAAPTMVRRLVDAAKKRGESGEGIRTIVYGGGPMYLADIRDAISTMGQRFVQIYGQGESPMTITSLPRAFHADTEHPRYLERLASVGPAQSVMSVRITDADGKPLPVGETGEVEAKGPAVMLGYWNNDKANAETLKDGWLRTGDVGRLDEDGFLTLSDRSKDVIISGGTNIYPREVEEALLTHPAVREVSAIGVPEPDWGEIVVACVVLEPGASADDAALDAHCLANIARFKRPKRYVYLDALPKNNYGKVLKTELREMMRASASAGAG, from the coding sequence ATGAATGTCGCACAATGGCTGGCATCGTCGGCGCGTCTGCATCCGCAGGCGCCGGCGCTGCTGACCGGCACCACCGTTCAGGCTGACTACGCCACCTTCGCGCGCCGCACCGCCGCCATCGGTGCCGGCCTTGTGCGTGATTACGGCATTCAGCCTGGCGACCGCGTCGCACTGTTTGCATCAAACTGCACCGAATATCTCGAATGCATGTATGCGGTGTGGTGGATCGGCGCCGTCGTGATCCCCATTAATGCCAAGCTGCATGGCCGCGAGGCCGCATGGATCTGCGACAATGCCTGTGCGAGGCTGGCCTTTGTCGACGACGACAGCCGTGCTGCGCTTGTTCAGGTCGAGGAAGACCTGCCGACCGGCATGCAGATGCTGTCGATCGACAGCGAGACCTATCGCGAATTGCAGCATGGCGAGCCGGTCGGGATAGTGCCGCTGTCCCGCGAAGACAACAATCTCGCCTGGCTGTTCTACACCTCCGGCACCACGGGGCGGCCGAAGGGCGTGATGCTCAGCCATGGCAATCTGGTGGCCATGTCCATGTGCTATCTCGCCGATGTCGATCAGGTGCACCAGACGGACGCGATCCTCTACGCCGCGCCGATCTCGCACGGTGCCGGCCTCTATAATTTGATCCATGTCCGCATGGCTGCGCGGCACGTCGTGCCGGAGAGCCAGGGTTTCGAGCCTGAAGAAGTGCTCGATCTCGGCAAGCAACTCGGCGATGTCGCGATGTTTGCGGCGCCGACCATGGTGCGGCGCCTGGTCGATGCGGCGAAGAAGCGCGGCGAGAGCGGCGAGGGCATCCGCACCATCGTCTATGGCGGCGGGCCGATGTATCTGGCCGACATCCGCGACGCCATCAGCACCATGGGGCAGCGCTTCGTGCAGATTTACGGCCAGGGTGAATCGCCGATGACGATCACCTCGCTGCCGCGTGCGTTCCATGCGGATACCGAGCACCCGCGTTATCTCGAACGCCTCGCTTCGGTCGGCCCGGCGCAGAGCGTGATGTCGGTGCGGATCACCGATGCCGATGGCAAGCCTTTGCCAGTTGGCGAAACCGGCGAGGTCGAGGCCAAGGGGCCGGCGGTGATGCTCGGCTACTGGAACAATGATAAGGCCAATGCCGAGACATTGAAGGACGGCTGGCTGCGCACCGGCGATGTCGGCCGGCTCGACGAGGACGGCTTCCTCACGCTGTCTGACCGTTCCAAGGATGTCATCATCTCCGGCGGTACCAATATCTACCCGCGCGAAGTCGAGGAGGCGCTGCTGACACATCCCGCCGTGCGGGAAGTCTCGGCCATCGGCGTGCCCGAGCCTGACTGGGGCGAGATCGTAGTGGCCTGTGTGGTGCTGGAGCCCGGCGCATCAGCCGACGATGCTGCGCTCGACGCGCATTGTCTCGCCAATATCGCCCGTTTCAAGCGCCCCAAGCGCTACGTCTATCTGGATGCGCTGCCGAAGAACAATTACGGCAAGGTGCTCAAGACCGAGCTGCGGGAGATGATGCGCGCTTCGGCGTCGGCGGGGGCCGGCTAG
- a CDS encoding CoA transferase has translation MTSVMMGPYCTQTLGDYGADVIKVESPDGDVVRAIGPMRNPGMGPIFLNTNRNKRCVCIDLKKEEGREALLKLVATADVLVYNVRPAAMVRLNLGYDAVSKINPRLIYAGVFGFSQAGPYAAKPAYDDLIQGATALAALNARISPDGVPRYVPNALVDRIVGLNALGAILASVVHRDRTGEGQRVDIPMFETMAGFMMGDHMGGLTFDPPLDRGGYGRHLSPDRRPYQTSDGYICAMVYNDKQWKSFLRHVGREELFDDPRFATFPQRIQHIDTVNAELSRIFKTRTTAEWAKLLDEADVPSTPMHTLESMMQDPHMLATDFFQQVEHPTEGAVRNMKVAATWSKTPVDLSRLASHLGEQNAEVLAEVGYTPDQIEKMHKDGVLKQAAIPDTSEL, from the coding sequence ATGACTTCGGTGATGATGGGGCCTTACTGCACCCAGACGCTGGGTGACTACGGCGCCGATGTGATCAAGGTGGAGTCTCCCGATGGCGATGTGGTCCGCGCAATCGGGCCGATGCGCAATCCCGGCATGGGGCCGATCTTCCTCAACACCAACCGCAACAAGCGCTGCGTCTGCATCGACCTCAAGAAGGAAGAGGGCCGCGAGGCGCTGCTGAAGCTGGTCGCGACGGCCGATGTGCTGGTCTACAATGTCCGCCCGGCGGCGATGGTGCGGCTCAATCTCGGCTATGACGCGGTGTCGAAGATCAATCCGCGCCTGATCTATGCCGGCGTGTTCGGCTTCAGCCAGGCCGGCCCCTATGCCGCCAAGCCCGCTTATGACGACCTGATCCAGGGCGCCACCGCGCTCGCGGCCCTGAATGCGCGGATCAGTCCCGACGGTGTGCCGCGCTATGTGCCGAATGCGCTGGTCGATCGTATTGTCGGCCTCAATGCGCTCGGCGCCATCCTCGCCAGCGTGGTGCATCGCGACCGCACCGGCGAGGGCCAGCGCGTCGATATTCCGATGTTCGAGACCATGGCGGGCTTCATGATGGGCGACCACATGGGCGGTCTCACCTTCGATCCGCCGCTCGACAGAGGCGGCTATGGTCGCCACCTGTCGCCGGACCGGCGGCCGTATCAGACCTCGGACGGCTATATCTGCGCCATGGTTTATAACGACAAGCAGTGGAAGAGCTTCCTCAGGCATGTCGGCCGCGAGGAACTGTTCGACGATCCGCGCTTTGCGACCTTCCCGCAGCGCATCCAGCATATCGACACGGTGAACGCTGAACTGTCGCGCATCTTCAAGACTAGGACGACGGCGGAGTGGGCGAAGCTGCTCGACGAGGCCGACGTGCCGTCGACGCCAATGCATACGCTCGAAAGCATGATGCAGGATCCGCATATGCTGGCGACCGACTTCTTCCAGCAGGTCGAGCATCCGACCGAAGGCGCGGTGCGCAACATGAAGGTCGCCGCCACCTGGTCGAAGACGCCGGTCGATCTGTCGCGTCTTGCCTCGCATCTCGGCGAGCAGAATGCCGAGGTGCTGGCCGAGGTTGGCTATACGCCCGATCAGATCGAGAAAATGCACAAGGACGGCGTGCTCAAACAGGCCGCCATCCCGGATACGTCGGAGCTATAA
- a CDS encoding carbohydrate ABC transporter permease, translating into MTDHAVDHRTAVAPTVEKDDHSEGMAYLESLPRRIVTLYIPLFIIVVILLFPFYWMALTSIKPDEQLIDMERFNPFWVIKPTFKHIQKLLFETNYPQWLWNTMYVAAAATFLSIVASVLAAYAIVRLRFRGAQTVGALIFMAYLVPPSILFIPLATVIQAYGLFDSPISLILVYPTLLIPFSTWLLMGYFKTIPFELEECALIDGASRWQILVKIIIPLAVPGLISAFIFSFTLCWNEFIYALTFLQSTQNKTVPVAIVNEFVDGDIYKWGSLMAGALVGSLPLVILYAFFVEHYVSAMTGAVKE; encoded by the coding sequence ATGACTGATCACGCCGTCGATCACCGCACAGCCGTAGCGCCGACCGTCGAGAAAGACGATCACAGCGAGGGCATGGCCTATCTGGAGTCGCTTCCGAGGCGCATCGTCACGCTCTACATCCCGCTGTTCATCATCGTGGTGATCCTGCTGTTCCCGTTCTACTGGATGGCGCTGACCTCGATCAAACCCGACGAGCAATTGATCGACATGGAGCGGTTCAATCCGTTCTGGGTGATCAAGCCGACCTTCAAGCACATTCAAAAGCTGCTGTTCGAAACCAACTATCCGCAGTGGCTCTGGAACACGATGTATGTCGCGGCGGCGGCGACGTTCCTGTCGATCGTCGCTAGTGTTCTCGCGGCCTATGCGATCGTGCGGCTGCGCTTCCGCGGCGCGCAGACGGTCGGCGCGCTGATCTTCATGGCCTATCTCGTGCCACCGTCGATCCTGTTCATTCCGCTGGCGACCGTCATCCAGGCCTATGGCCTGTTCGACTCGCCGATCTCACTGATCCTGGTCTATCCGACGCTGCTGATCCCGTTCTCGACCTGGCTGCTGATGGGGTATTTCAAGACCATCCCGTTCGAGCTCGAAGAGTGCGCCCTGATCGACGGCGCCTCGCGCTGGCAGATCCTGGTCAAGATCATCATCCCGCTGGCGGTGCCCGGCCTGATCTCGGCCTTCATCTTCTCGTTCACTTTGTGCTGGAACGAGTTCATCTATGCGCTGACCTTCCTGCAATCGACCCAGAACAAGACTGTGCCGGTCGCCATCGTCAACGAATTCGTTGACGGCGACATCTATAAATGGGGCTCGCTGATGGCCGGCGCGCTGGTCGGATCATTGCCGCTGGTGATCCTGTATGCGTTCTTCGTTGAGCACTACGTATCGGCGATGACGGGCGCGGTGAAGGAGTAG
- a CDS encoding RidA family protein, whose product MPEIDYKTVLPEGWARPRGFAHAVVAGGTRSVRISGQLGKQNGQGEVAEGSDFGSQWRYAMENLVTVLKAAGGEPKQIVMLRAYVTDINAFKTSGAAVGEAWGATLGKHFPAMTLVQVSALIDPHARVEIEGEAILP is encoded by the coding sequence ATGCCAGAGATCGATTACAAGACTGTTCTGCCGGAAGGCTGGGCGCGGCCGCGCGGTTTCGCGCATGCGGTGGTGGCCGGCGGCACGCGGAGCGTCCGCATCTCCGGTCAGCTCGGCAAGCAGAACGGGCAGGGCGAGGTTGCCGAGGGATCCGACTTCGGTTCGCAGTGGCGCTATGCAATGGAGAATCTCGTCACCGTGCTGAAGGCTGCGGGCGGCGAACCCAAGCAAATCGTGATGCTGCGCGCCTATGTCACCGACATCAACGCATTCAAGACGTCCGGCGCCGCCGTCGGCGAGGCCTGGGGCGCTACCCTCGGCAAGCATTTTCCAGCAATGACACTGGTTCAGGTTTCCGCCCTGATCGATCCGCACGCACGTGTCGAGATCGAGGGCGAAGCGATCCTGCCGTAA
- the eda gene encoding bifunctional 4-hydroxy-2-oxoglutarate aldolase/2-dehydro-3-deoxy-phosphogluconate aldolase yields the protein MNKPLDAGQRQDHLRKLLKAAFVVPVLTIERVADAIPLARALVAGGIRTLEITLRTEAAVEAAKAVIAEVSEAIVGIGTVLTPADFQKAYAIGARFTVSPGATRELLDIAASSDLPFLPGVATASELMQARERGFDVLKFFPAEQAGGIAMLRAWAGPFPDVRFCPTGGIGEANAASWLDEPMVLAVGGSWICPSSMVRSGDWAGITAMCARTMKTLQAP from the coding sequence ATGAACAAGCCTCTCGATGCCGGTCAGCGTCAGGATCATCTGCGAAAGCTGCTCAAGGCAGCATTCGTCGTTCCCGTGCTGACCATCGAGCGCGTCGCGGACGCGATACCGCTTGCGCGTGCGTTAGTCGCAGGCGGTATCCGCACGCTGGAGATCACCTTGCGCACCGAGGCCGCAGTGGAGGCGGCGAAGGCCGTCATTGCCGAGGTGTCGGAGGCCATTGTTGGCATCGGCACGGTGCTGACGCCGGCGGATTTCCAGAAGGCCTATGCCATCGGGGCACGCTTCACGGTCAGTCCCGGCGCGACGCGCGAATTGCTGGACATCGCAGCGTCCAGCGATCTGCCGTTCCTGCCGGGCGTCGCCACGGCCTCGGAACTGATGCAGGCGCGCGAGCGCGGTTTTGATGTGCTGAAGTTCTTCCCCGCGGAACAGGCCGGTGGAATCGCGATGCTGCGCGCCTGGGCGGGACCGTTTCCGGATGTCAGGTTTTGCCCCACGGGCGGAATCGGCGAGGCCAATGCGGCGAGCTGGCTCGACGAGCCGATGGTTCTGGCGGTCGGCGGGTCCTGGATCTGCCCGTCGTCGATGGTACGTTCCGGCGATTGGGCAGGCATAACCGCCATGTGCGCGCGGACCATGAAAACCCTGCAAGCGCCATGA
- the denD gene encoding D-erythronate dehydrogenase, with translation MHILILGAAGMVGRKLTEKLVRDGRLGNRDITRMTLQDVVAPAKPAGASIPIELVTSDFADPKTAAPLVAHKPEVIFHLAAIVSGEAEADFDKGYRINLDGTRYLIDAIRAIGGGYKPRLVFTSSIAVFGAPFPDKIGDEFIHTPLTSYGTQKSICEMLIADYTRKGFLDGIGIRLPTICVRPGAPNKAASGFFSNIIREPLAGKEAILPVSEDVRHWHASPRSAVGFLVHAGTMDLQAMGPRRNLSMPGMSVTVGEQIAALDRVAGKNVVARIKRETDPVITGIVSGWPRDFDTARALKLGFTTAEKTFDDIIRIHIEDELGGKFFD, from the coding sequence TTGCACATCCTCATCCTCGGCGCCGCCGGCATGGTTGGCCGCAAGCTCACAGAGAAACTGGTTCGCGACGGCCGTCTCGGCAATCGCGACATCACCCGCATGACCCTGCAGGATGTGGTGGCGCCGGCGAAGCCAGCGGGCGCGTCGATCCCGATCGAACTGGTGACGTCGGACTTCGCCGATCCAAAGACGGCTGCGCCGCTGGTCGCCCACAAACCGGAGGTGATCTTTCACCTCGCCGCCATCGTGTCGGGGGAGGCGGAGGCCGATTTCGACAAGGGCTATCGCATCAATCTCGACGGCACCCGCTATCTGATCGACGCTATCCGCGCCATCGGCGGCGGTTACAAGCCGCGGCTGGTCTTCACCTCGTCCATTGCGGTGTTCGGTGCGCCGTTTCCCGACAAGATTGGCGACGAGTTCATCCACACGCCGCTGACCTCCTATGGCACCCAGAAGTCGATCTGCGAAATGCTGATCGCCGACTATACCCGAAAGGGCTTCCTGGACGGCATCGGCATCCGCCTGCCGACCATCTGCGTCCGTCCGGGCGCACCGAACAAGGCCGCCTCCGGCTTCTTCTCCAACATCATCCGCGAGCCGCTGGCCGGCAAGGAAGCCATCCTGCCGGTGTCCGAGGACGTCCGCCACTGGCACGCGTCGCCGCGCTCTGCCGTGGGCTTCCTAGTTCACGCCGGCACGATGGATCTTCAGGCCATGGGCCCGCGGCGTAATCTCAGCATGCCCGGCATGTCGGTGACCGTCGGCGAGCAGATTGCCGCACTGGATCGCGTCGCCGGCAAGAACGTCGTCGCCCGCATCAAGCGTGAGACTGATCCGGTCATCACTGGTATCGTGTCTGGCTGGCCGCGCGATTTCGACACCGCGCGCGCGCTGAAGCTCGGCTTCACTACGGCCGAGAAAACCTTCGACGACATCATCCGCATCCATATCGAGGATGAACTCGGCGGCAAGTTCTTCGATTGA